The Bicyclus anynana chromosome Z, ilBicAnyn1.1, whole genome shotgun sequence genome window below encodes:
- the LOC112043800 gene encoding chromatin complexes subunit BAP18 isoform X3 — protein sequence MTMMLHPMADTQSGGKWTDEEIEMLRVCVHRFANDLTKLGHHIKSRTGSKNRASIKKKAFEDAGIPSRQVSRIAPRVGKPATQVVAPLNIVQGVLRNNAEVTLNMLNATENEIDVEGLTGEVKLEFDGSTEEVSV from the exons AGGTAAATGGACTGATGAAGAGATTGAAATGCTTCGCGTGTGTGTACATCGGTTTGCTAATGATCTCACCAAACTGGGCCATCACATCAAGAGCAGGACAGG TTCCAAAAACCGCGCATCAATCAAGAAGAAGGCATTCGAGGACGCAGGTATACCGTCGAGGCAGGTAAGCCGCATCGCGCCCAGGGTCGGGAAACCAGCGACCCAGGTAGTGGCGCCCCTCAACATCGTCCAAGGAGTTCTAAGAAATAACGCCGAG GTGACGTTGAACATGTTGAACGCGACGGAGAACGAAATCGACGTGGAAGGTTTGACAGGTGAAGTGAAACTCGAATTCGATGGCAGCACTGAAGAGGTGTCCGTTTGA